One window of Gloeothece citriformis PCC 7424 genomic DNA carries:
- the pstS gene encoding phosphate ABC transporter substrate-binding protein PstS, whose protein sequence is MGLSTTTINRLVTASVTTVVIAFGTVGQAIAQTINGAGASFPAPLYQRYFAEYKKATGVTVNYNSVGSGAGIRQFIGETVDFGATDAPPSQSEKSQMKRGMLMIPTAGGAVAVIYNLPGVNNVQISRQALGKIFSGQVTNWRQVNSKLPNKPIRVVVRADGSGTTEIFTSHLSTIDASFRSKVGTSKEPNWGFTVLKGPKNDGVAALVKQTDGAIGYVQDTFARSNKLQTAFIQNKAGRFVEPSLAEANKAMSGVTFNSDFTADVNDPKDGYPIVGLTWLLVYTDYKDDAKAAQVKRLVKWILTSGQNLNQQLEFTRIPAPVAQRVSAAVDRIK, encoded by the coding sequence ATGGGATTGTCAACAACTACAATAAATCGTCTTGTTACAGCCTCAGTAACTACCGTTGTCATTGCCTTTGGAACAGTAGGACAAGCGATCGCTCAAACCATTAACGGCGCTGGTGCTTCCTTTCCGGCTCCTCTATATCAACGTTATTTTGCCGAATATAAAAAAGCCACTGGAGTCACCGTTAACTACAACTCTGTCGGGAGTGGTGCAGGAATTCGTCAATTTATCGGTGAAACCGTAGACTTTGGGGCGACAGATGCCCCTCCTTCCCAATCGGAAAAAAGCCAAATGAAACGGGGAATGTTAATGATTCCCACCGCAGGAGGAGCAGTAGCGGTTATTTATAATCTTCCTGGAGTCAACAATGTGCAAATTTCTCGTCAAGCACTCGGCAAAATCTTTAGTGGACAAGTCACTAACTGGAGACAAGTTAATTCAAAATTACCCAATAAACCGATTAGAGTTGTGGTACGGGCTGACGGAAGTGGCACAACAGAAATCTTTACCAGTCACCTAAGCACCATCGATGCCAGTTTTAGAAGCAAAGTCGGGACAAGTAAAGAGCCTAACTGGGGATTTACCGTCCTCAAAGGGCCGAAAAATGATGGGGTAGCCGCTCTAGTTAAACAAACCGATGGAGCAATTGGCTATGTTCAAGATACTTTTGCTCGTAGCAATAAACTTCAGACTGCTTTTATTCAAAACAAAGCCGGCAGATTCGTTGAGCCTAGCCTTGCAGAAGCTAACAAAGCCATGAGTGGTGTTACCTTCAATAGTGATTTTACGGCTGATGTTAATGACCCCAAAGATGGTTATCCTATTGTAGGTTTAACTTGGCTATTGGTTTACACCGATTACAAAGATGATGCTAAAGCAGCACAAGTCAAAAGATTAGTCAAGTGGATTCTCACTAGCGGACAAAATCTGAATCAACAGTTAGAATTCACTAGAATTCCTGCGCCTGTAGCTCAAAGAGTTAGTGCAGCAGTAGACAGAATTAAATAA
- the pstC gene encoding phosphate ABC transporter permease subunit PstC, with product MSAPTFNEPSPSDRAPRSDAEKTFDQGFIWLTLAFAIGIGVILFMIGLIVFVRSLPAIQAYGLGFIFSSSWNPVTEQFGAWPVVYGTIVSSIISLLIAVPLGIGTAIFLSEDFIPLNIRTILVFLVELLAAIPSVVYGLWGIFVLIPFITPFASWLHNTFSWIPIFSTAPAGPGMLPAGLILSIMILPIIIAISRDSLASLPPELRQASLGLGATRWETIFRVLIPAAFSGIVGGIMLALGRAMGETMAVTMIIGNSNQVNASILAPANTIASLLANQFAEASGMQVSALMYAGFVLMVLTLLVNILAEYIVNQVKAKY from the coding sequence ATGAGCGCACCTACCTTTAATGAACCTTCGCCCTCCGATCGCGCCCCTCGTTCCGATGCAGAAAAAACCTTTGACCAGGGCTTTATTTGGCTAACCTTAGCCTTTGCCATCGGCATCGGGGTCATTTTGTTTATGATCGGTTTAATTGTCTTTGTTCGCTCTTTGCCGGCGATTCAAGCCTATGGTTTAGGATTTATATTCTCTAGTTCTTGGAATCCTGTTACCGAGCAATTTGGTGCTTGGCCGGTTGTTTATGGAACAATTGTTAGTTCTATCATTTCTCTGTTAATCGCCGTTCCTTTAGGCATTGGCACAGCAATTTTTTTAAGTGAAGATTTTATCCCCCTAAACATTCGCACCATTTTAGTGTTTTTGGTAGAACTTTTAGCGGCCATTCCTAGTGTGGTTTATGGGTTATGGGGGATTTTTGTGTTAATTCCCTTTATTACTCCCTTTGCCTCCTGGTTACATAATACCTTTAGCTGGATTCCTATCTTTTCCACCGCACCCGCAGGACCGGGAATGTTGCCGGCGGGGCTGATTTTGTCGATTATGATTTTACCGATTATTATCGCTATATCTAGGGATTCTTTAGCCTCTCTGCCTCCTGAATTACGTCAAGCGTCTTTAGGGTTAGGGGCAACCCGTTGGGAAACCATTTTTCGGGTTTTAATTCCTGCGGCTTTTTCGGGAATTGTGGGAGGAATTATGTTAGCGTTAGGTCGGGCAATGGGTGAAACCATGGCCGTTACCATGATTATCGGTAACTCTAACCAAGTCAATGCTTCTATTTTAGCCCCCGCCAATACGATCGCCTCTCTGTTAGCCAACCAATTTGCTGAAGCGTCTGGGATGCAGGTATCAGCGTTAATGTATGCTGGTTTTGTGTTGATGGTATTGACTCTCCTGGTTAATATTTTGGCAGAATACATTGTTAATCAAGTTAAAGCTAAGTATTAA
- the parS gene encoding type II toxin-antitoxin system Xre/ParS family antitoxin has translation MTQTLPKYEAVKTLSKRFQVEKNTIRQILGISESTQHRYEKSNSVLKPAIADRLERFKRITQQALDLFEDEGETQRWLATPKKALGGKTPLEVLATDAGSKEVE, from the coding sequence ATGACTCAAACCCTACCCAAATATGAAGCGGTGAAAACTCTTTCAAAGCGTTTTCAAGTCGAAAAAAATACTATTCGTCAAATTCTCGGTATTTCCGAGAGTACCCAACACCGCTACGAAAAAAGTAACTCCGTCCTCAAACCGGCGATCGCCGATCGGTTAGAACGGTTCAAACGTATTACACAACAAGCCTTAGACTTATTTGAGGATGAAGGGGAAACTCAACGCTGGTTAGCTACCCCTAAAAAAGCATTAGGAGGTAAAACGCCGTTAGAAGTATTAGCGACAGATGCCGGGTCAAAAGAGGTAGAATAA
- a CDS encoding cyclic 2,3-diphosphoglycerate synthase, whose translation MNQQQTRERILIMGAAGRDFHNFNQVYRDNDRVEVVAFTAAQISGIANRRYPPCLAGSLYPQGIPIFEETELETLIKREKIDRVVFSYSDITHSEVMHLASKALVAGANFLLLGPQQTMLSANVPVIAVSAVRTGCGKSQTARWLSKLLRHKGLKVAVIRHPMPYGKLEDQIVQRFATHEDLNQANCTIEEREEYEPHIDIGNIVYAGVDYEKIVSKAQAEADIILWDGGNNDFPFIRPDLHIVLVDPLRPGDETTHHPGEVVLRMADIVVIPKVDSAADADVQKVHESVRRVNPKATIVRAASPIHLEDPEAVSDRRVLVVEDGPTTTHGGMAYGAGYVAATRAAAKEIVNPRLYAVPEIAQVYDRYPHIGRILPAMGYSSAQLKALEETINRTDAEVVVAATPSNLANLIEVNKPIIRTRYEFAEVGNPKLSQLVEQFLIRQEIINNGFFDNCPQMNADERRWVTYH comes from the coding sequence ATGAATCAACAACAAACCCGTGAACGGATTCTTATTATGGGGGCTGCCGGTCGGGATTTTCATAACTTTAATCAAGTCTATCGAGATAACGATCGCGTAGAAGTGGTGGCTTTTACTGCCGCCCAAATTTCAGGCATTGCTAACCGTCGTTATCCCCCCTGTCTCGCTGGGTCTCTCTATCCCCAAGGAATACCCATTTTTGAGGAAACCGAACTCGAAACGTTAATTAAACGAGAAAAAATCGATCGGGTTGTATTTTCCTACAGTGATATCACTCATAGTGAGGTGATGCACCTAGCCTCTAAAGCGTTAGTTGCCGGCGCAAATTTTTTATTGCTAGGCCCTCAACAGACGATGCTTTCGGCTAACGTTCCAGTCATTGCTGTCTCAGCAGTGCGAACCGGATGCGGTAAGTCTCAAACCGCCCGTTGGTTATCTAAATTATTACGTCATAAAGGGTTAAAAGTCGCGGTGATCCGTCATCCCATGCCCTATGGAAAGTTAGAAGACCAAATAGTGCAACGGTTTGCTACCCATGAGGATTTAAATCAGGCTAACTGTACCATCGAAGAACGGGAAGAATACGAACCTCATATCGATATCGGTAATATTGTTTATGCGGGTGTGGATTATGAAAAAATTGTCAGCAAAGCCCAAGCAGAAGCCGATATCATTCTTTGGGATGGAGGAAACAATGATTTTCCTTTTATCCGTCCGGATCTTCATATTGTCTTAGTTGATCCTCTTCGCCCCGGCGATGAAACGACTCATCATCCCGGAGAAGTGGTGTTACGTATGGCTGATATTGTGGTGATCCCTAAAGTCGACTCAGCCGCCGATGCAGATGTTCAAAAAGTCCATGAGTCTGTTCGCCGGGTTAACCCTAAAGCCACCATCGTTAGGGCGGCCTCTCCCATTCATTTAGAAGATCCCGAAGCCGTTAGCGATCGCCGGGTTTTAGTGGTGGAAGATGGGCCCACCACAACTCATGGGGGTATGGCTTACGGGGCGGGTTATGTGGCCGCCACTCGTGCCGCCGCCAAAGAAATTGTTAACCCCCGACTTTATGCTGTTCCGGAAATTGCTCAAGTTTACGATCGTTATCCCCATATTGGGCGAATTTTGCCGGCAATGGGTTATTCTTCTGCCCAATTGAAAGCGTTAGAAGAAACTATCAACCGCACAGATGCAGAGGTAGTTGTGGCGGCGACTCCTAGCAATTTGGCTAATTTAATCGAGGTGAATAAACCGATTATTCGCACCCGCTACGAATTTGCAGAAGTGGGCAATCCTAAATTAAGTCAGTTGGTTGAACAATTTTTGATTCGTCAAGAAATCATCAATAATGGATTTTTTGATAATTGTCCGCAGATGAACGCAGATGAACGCAGATGGGTTACTTATCACTAA
- the pstC gene encoding phosphate ABC transporter permease subunit PstC, with product MTNFSEPIQPLNQTSESDIDLTSSQGSALWLDNLFSKIIWVFAFSGVIFLVWIAWIVFQDAQPAIQTFGLNFLGSTEWNVPEEKFGGLPFIYGTIVSSILALLFAIPLGLAVAITTSENFLPLWVRSPIGFMVELIASIPSVIVGLWGIFVLVPFLKPLQEALYNNFNWIPLFSTPPFGPSMLVAGVILAIMILPTIGAISRDVLLAVPPELRSASMALGATRWETIWRTILPTASSGIVGAIILGLGRALGETIAVTMVIGNSNIISVSLLDPGYTIPAVLANQFPEAFQELHIGSLMYLALILFVITLGVNSLAVLLVQYIQRNQ from the coding sequence ATGACCAATTTTTCCGAACCAATTCAACCCTTAAATCAAACCTCTGAATCAGACATAGATCTAACCAGTTCCCAAGGGTCAGCCCTATGGTTAGATAATCTTTTTAGTAAAATAATTTGGGTATTTGCCTTTTCCGGAGTAATCTTTTTAGTCTGGATAGCTTGGATTGTTTTTCAAGACGCTCAACCGGCTATACAAACATTTGGGCTAAACTTTTTAGGGTCTACAGAATGGAATGTTCCAGAAGAGAAATTTGGCGGGCTTCCCTTCATTTACGGAACGATCGTCAGTTCTATTTTAGCCTTATTATTCGCCATTCCTTTAGGGTTAGCAGTGGCCATTACCACCAGTGAAAATTTTCTCCCCCTTTGGGTGCGATCGCCGATCGGATTTATGGTAGAATTAATCGCCTCAATTCCCAGTGTAATTGTAGGATTGTGGGGAATTTTCGTGTTAGTTCCCTTCTTAAAACCGCTCCAAGAAGCCCTATATAATAACTTTAATTGGATTCCATTATTTAGTACCCCTCCTTTTGGGCCAAGTATGTTGGTGGCGGGAGTCATTCTAGCGATTATGATTTTGCCCACCATTGGCGCAATTAGTCGAGATGTCCTTTTAGCCGTTCCTCCAGAATTAAGAAGTGCTTCGATGGCACTAGGGGCAACCCGTTGGGAAACCATATGGCGCACTATTTTACCGACAGCCAGTTCGGGAATTGTGGGGGCAATAATATTAGGGTTAGGACGGGCATTAGGAGAAACGATCGCCGTCACGATGGTCATTGGTAATTCTAATATTATTAGTGTTTCTTTACTAGACCCAGGCTATACGATTCCGGCTGTATTAGCGAATCAATTTCCCGAAGCTTTTCAAGAGTTACATATTGGGTCTTTAATGTATTTGGCTTTAATTTTATTTGTGATTACCCTGGGCGTTAATAGTCTTGCTGTCTTATTGGTTCAATATATTCAACGAAATCAATGA
- the pstB gene encoding phosphate ABC transporter ATP-binding protein PstB, with translation MEDTINATTDTQTVIKTENIDIYYGSYRAVKEVSLEIPKNKVTAFIGPSGCGKSTILRCFNRLNDLIHGFRVDGKITYHGQDLYASDVDAVEVRKQIGMVFQKPNPFPKSIYDNVVYGARVNNYKGDLDELVETSLRRAVLWDEVKDKLKASGFSLSGGQQQRLCIARTIAAQPEVVLMDEPCSALDPISTLKVEELMHELKENYTIIIVTHNMQQATRVADMTAFFNAEAVGKGSKIGYLVEFDKTENIFGNPKEQATKDYVSGRFG, from the coding sequence ATGGAAGATACAATCAACGCAACCACTGATACTCAAACTGTTATCAAAACTGAAAACATCGATATTTATTACGGCAGTTATCGAGCCGTAAAAGAAGTTTCTTTAGAAATTCCTAAAAATAAAGTCACCGCATTTATTGGCCCTTCTGGTTGCGGTAAAAGTACCATATTGCGCTGTTTTAATCGTCTCAATGATTTAATTCACGGCTTTCGAGTTGACGGAAAAATCACTTATCATGGTCAAGACCTTTATGCGTCAGATGTCGATGCGGTAGAAGTTAGAAAACAAATCGGTATGGTTTTTCAAAAACCGAATCCTTTCCCGAAAAGTATTTATGATAATGTGGTTTATGGGGCACGAGTTAATAATTATAAAGGGGATTTAGATGAATTAGTCGAAACCTCTTTACGTCGTGCCGTGTTATGGGATGAAGTGAAAGATAAATTAAAAGCGAGTGGGTTTTCTCTTTCTGGAGGACAACAACAACGGTTATGTATTGCCCGAACAATTGCCGCTCAACCTGAAGTCGTGTTAATGGATGAACCCTGTTCCGCCCTTGACCCAATTTCTACGTTAAAGGTTGAGGAATTAATGCACGAACTCAAAGAAAATTATACCATTATTATTGTTACCCATAATATGCAACAAGCGACAAGGGTAGCAGATATGACAGCCTTTTTTAATGCAGAAGCCGTAGGAAAAGGCAGCAAAATTGGCTATCTCGTTGAGTTTGACAAAACAGAAAATATTTTTGGCAATCCCAAAGAACAAGCTACCAAAGATTATGTTAGCGGTCGTTTCGGCTAA
- the pstA gene encoding phosphate ABC transporter permease PstA: protein MSDLNNTNDPRAIRESLKKKPKSPRTLFGIIMTGLAGACITITVIPLFAVIIYVLIQGVTRINPDLFTQLPPPPGLSGGGIANAIIGTLIVVAIATVISVPIGVLAAVYLSEFSGGNQVARWVRFATNVLSGVPSIISGIFAFGLLVQTGWLGFSAVAGGISLAVLMLPTIIRTTDEALQIVPQDIRWAALGVGAYNYQTVLKIVLPAAIPAILTGVTLAIARAAGETAPLIFTALYSNFWPRGLLEPIATLSVLVYNFAIVPFAPQQQLAWAGSLILVLLVLTTSVLARWATRQKTY, encoded by the coding sequence ATGTCTGATTTAAATAATACCAATGACCCTAGAGCGATTAGGGAGAGTCTCAAAAAGAAACCCAAAAGCCCTCGAACTTTATTCGGAATTATTATGACCGGGTTAGCCGGGGCTTGTATTACTATTACTGTTATTCCTCTGTTTGCTGTTATTATTTACGTCTTGATTCAAGGAGTCACTCGGATCAATCCTGACCTATTTACCCAACTTCCTCCACCGCCCGGATTATCAGGAGGAGGAATTGCTAATGCGATTATCGGTACTTTAATCGTCGTTGCTATAGCCACCGTGATTTCTGTTCCCATTGGAGTTTTAGCGGCGGTTTACCTATCCGAATTTAGTGGAGGAAATCAAGTTGCCCGTTGGGTTCGTTTCGCCACGAACGTTTTAAGCGGTGTCCCCTCGATTATTTCTGGGATTTTTGCCTTCGGGTTATTGGTACAGACGGGATGGCTAGGGTTTTCGGCTGTTGCTGGAGGGATCTCCTTAGCGGTGCTGATGTTACCAACGATTATTAGAACGACGGATGAAGCCTTACAAATTGTTCCCCAAGATATCCGTTGGGCAGCTTTAGGAGTAGGGGCGTATAACTATCAAACCGTTCTGAAAATCGTTTTACCGGCTGCTATCCCCGCTATTCTAACCGGTGTTACCCTTGCCATTGCTAGGGCGGCAGGAGAAACTGCACCTTTGATTTTTACAGCACTGTATTCTAACTTCTGGCCCAGAGGTCTTTTAGAACCGATTGCTACTCTATCCGTATTGGTTTATAACTTCGCTATTGTTCCCTTTGCCCCACAACAACAGTTAGCTTGGGCAGGGTCTTTAATTTTAGTGTTATTGGTTTTAACCACCAGTGTGTTAGCCCGTTGGGCAACTCGCCAAAAAACCTATTAG
- the pstA gene encoding phosphate ABC transporter permease PstA, translating to MNTGSIIDQELHRPLSWFRSGFSWGMTILAFALTFLAIFPLLAILWSIVQKGIPSFTWEVFTSLPSPPGVEGEPNGFANAIVGSLTMVGIGSLLGIPLGIATGIFLSEFTKGSTIASGIRFVIVVLSSVPSIIMGVFAFAVLVLTTKQFSAVAGGFALGVIMLPIVSLTTEEALKLVPMSYRLGSAALGGNKFFTIFRIVIPAALPAITTGVLLAVARAAGETAPLMFTALFSQFWPEGLFSPTPSLTVLIYNYASSPFLDQNAIAWTASLVLIILVLTINILSRIVLGKKTN from the coding sequence ATGAATACCGGATCTATCATCGATCAAGAACTGCATCGTCCTTTATCCTGGTTTAGGAGCGGCTTTAGTTGGGGCATGACTATCCTTGCTTTTGCCCTCACGTTTTTGGCCATATTCCCCCTATTAGCCATCCTCTGGTCAATTGTACAAAAAGGAATCCCTAGTTTTACCTGGGAAGTTTTTACCTCTTTACCTTCTCCTCCGGGGGTTGAAGGAGAACCCAATGGTTTTGCTAATGCTATTGTAGGCTCTTTAACAATGGTGGGCATAGGTTCTCTTTTGGGTATCCCCCTAGGTATTGCTACAGGGATCTTTTTATCAGAATTTACCAAAGGCTCAACTATTGCCAGTGGTATCCGCTTTGTGATTGTAGTCTTAAGCAGTGTACCCTCGATTATTATGGGGGTTTTTGCGTTTGCGGTTTTGGTCTTGACAACTAAACAATTTTCTGCTGTTGCCGGAGGCTTTGCTTTGGGGGTGATTATGTTGCCCATTGTTTCCCTGACAACGGAAGAAGCGTTAAAGTTAGTACCGATGTCCTATCGCTTAGGCTCGGCGGCATTGGGAGGAAATAAATTTTTTACCATTTTTCGGATTGTTATTCCTGCCGCTCTTCCTGCCATTACCACAGGAGTTTTATTAGCTGTTGCTCGCGCCGCCGGTGAAACTGCTCCCTTAATGTTTACCGCCCTGTTTAGTCAATTTTGGCCGGAAGGGTTATTTAGTCCCACGCCTTCCTTAACCGTTCTTATCTATAATTATGCCAGTTCACCTTTCCTCGATCAAAATGCGATCGCTTGGACGGCTTCTTTGGTCTTAATTATTTTAGTATTAACTATCAATATTCTTTCTCGTATTGTTCTTGGTAAAAAAACAAATTAG
- the pstB gene encoding phosphate ABC transporter ATP-binding protein PstB produces the protein MSTDVITEAVLRTKNLNVYYGSHLAVKNVSLDIPEKQVIAFIGPSGCGKSTVLRCFNRMNDLVSSARIEGKVTFRGKDIYEKSVDPVRLRCRIGMVFQKANPFPKSIYENITWGARLNGIKQDLDQVVEESLKRAALWDEVKDKLQQSGLALSGGQQQRLCIARAIAVKPEVILMDEPCSALDPISTIKVEETIHELKKQYTIVIVTHNMQQASRVSDFTAFFNAEAAKGGKVGYLVEYDKTETIFQNPAQEATKDYVSGRFG, from the coding sequence ATGTCAACAGATGTAATTACCGAAGCCGTCTTACGGACTAAAAATTTAAATGTTTACTACGGTTCTCATTTAGCCGTTAAAAATGTTTCTTTAGATATTCCTGAAAAACAAGTTATTGCTTTTATCGGCCCTTCCGGATGTGGTAAAAGTACGGTTTTGCGCTGTTTTAACCGGATGAATGATTTAGTTTCCTCTGCCCGAATTGAAGGAAAAGTGACCTTTAGAGGTAAGGATATTTATGAGAAAAGTGTTGACCCGGTTCGCTTAAGATGTCGAATTGGAATGGTATTCCAAAAAGCCAATCCTTTCCCTAAATCAATCTATGAAAATATCACTTGGGGAGCGCGTTTAAATGGGATTAAACAGGATTTAGATCAAGTTGTCGAAGAATCTTTAAAAAGAGCCGCACTTTGGGACGAGGTCAAAGATAAACTTCAACAAAGCGGACTTGCTCTTTCTGGAGGACAACAACAACGTTTATGTATTGCTAGGGCAATTGCGGTTAAACCTGAAGTGATTTTAATGGATGAACCTTGTTCCGCTTTAGACCCGATTTCTACGATTAAAGTAGAAGAAACCATTCACGAATTGAAAAAACAATATACTATTGTCATCGTAACTCACAATATGCAACAAGCTTCTCGGGTTTCTGATTTTACCGCCTTCTTTAATGCTGAGGCTGCTAAAGGCGGTAAAGTCGGCTACTTAGTAGAATATGATAAGACAGAAACCATTTTCCAAAATCCGGCCCAAGAAGCGACTAAAGATTATGTTAGCGGTCGTTTTGGTTAA
- the pstS gene encoding phosphate ABC transporter substrate-binding protein PstS, translated as MSNQKTLIKVPSRVVSSISILALSLNLVACGGAGNNTATNGDAGTGTGTEQGTEATGGESLAQKLALAQPVSVTGAGASFPAPLYQNWFVQLNQEVPDLRVDYQSVGSGAGVEQFIQGTVNFAASDVAMTDEEIAKVQRGVLMLPMTAGAIVLAYNIPGVEGELKLSRDVYTNILLGNITNWNDPAIAEANPDLQLPDLPITVVHRADGSGTTGVFTKHLSAISPEWKETIGEGKTVEWPKKGKFIGAKGNEGVTASIQQNQGAIGYVEYGYAKNNNLPMAALENQAGQFIKPTEESEMATLDSVTLPEDLRAFITDPEGDNSYPIVTYTWLLTYKQYDDPQIAKGIEGMIEYGLTTGQESSAELGYIPLPPSVREKVAAAADQISPDYQITVE; from the coding sequence ATGTCTAATCAAAAAACTTTAATCAAAGTGCCGTCTCGTGTCGTCAGTTCGATATCTATACTCGCGTTAAGCCTAAATTTAGTGGCCTGTGGTGGAGCAGGTAATAATACAGCAACTAATGGAGATGCAGGAACGGGAACAGGAACAGAACAGGGAACAGAAGCGACTGGGGGAGAATCCTTAGCCCAGAAATTAGCCTTGGCTCAACCCGTCAGTGTAACCGGTGCGGGAGCATCTTTCCCCGCTCCTTTATATCAAAACTGGTTTGTACAATTAAACCAAGAAGTGCCAGACTTACGGGTTGACTATCAATCCGTCGGAAGTGGTGCAGGGGTTGAACAGTTTATCCAAGGTACGGTAAACTTTGCAGCTAGTGACGTAGCGATGACCGATGAAGAGATCGCTAAAGTTCAAAGAGGCGTGTTAATGTTGCCCATGACCGCCGGGGCGATCGTATTAGCTTATAATATCCCCGGAGTTGAAGGGGAACTTAAATTATCCCGTGATGTTTATACCAATATTTTGCTAGGCAATATTACTAACTGGAACGATCCCGCTATTGCGGAAGCTAACCCCGATTTACAACTGCCGGATCTCCCCATTACTGTAGTGCATCGGGCTGATGGAAGCGGAACAACCGGAGTCTTTACCAAACATTTAAGCGCCATTAGTCCAGAGTGGAAAGAGACCATTGGAGAAGGGAAAACCGTAGAATGGCCGAAAAAAGGGAAATTCATCGGCGCTAAAGGAAATGAAGGGGTAACGGCTTCCATTCAACAGAATCAAGGAGCGATCGGTTATGTTGAATATGGTTACGCCAAGAACAATAACTTACCAATGGCCGCTTTAGAAAATCAAGCCGGACAATTCATTAAACCGACAGAAGAATCGGAAATGGCGACTTTAGACTCCGTAACCTTACCCGAAGATTTACGGGCATTTATTACCGATCCAGAGGGAGACAATTCTTATCCCATCGTCACGTACACCTGGTTATTAACTTACAAGCAATATGACGATCCTCAAATTGCTAAAGGGATAGAAGGAATGATTGAGTATGGACTGACAACCGGTCAAGAATCGAGTGCAGAACTCGGTTATATTCCCCTACCTCCAAGCGTGAGAGAAAAAGTAGCGGCGGCGGCTGACCAAATTAGCCCAGATTACCAAATTACTGTCGAATAA
- a CDS encoding PstS family phosphate ABC transporter substrate-binding protein, translated as MNKTQKFLNLKRVTILATSAILLQACSQVSSENTEPIKIDGSSTVYPITQKIVEKYNQGNASDPVEIQESVSGTTGGFNKFCAGETDINAASRPISEQEMQDCASKEVRYIELPIAFDAITVVVNQQNDWAEDISVEDLRKMWQPEAEGKITNWNQVNPDWPDRPLNLFAPGKDSGTFDYFTEAITGTTDSSRTDYVASEDDETIVTGVSQDPNALGYFGYAYYERNQDKLKPLGIDNGQGAVLPSPETVENAQYQPLARPLFIYVNAKTAQNKPALEEFVKFYLKNAPTAVSEVGYIPLPEEGYHLANIHFNRFKVGTVFEGRSEFNLTLEELLTKQAKF; from the coding sequence ATGAATAAGACACAAAAATTCCTCAACCTTAAACGAGTTACTATTTTAGCAACTTCAGCAATTTTATTACAAGCCTGTAGCCAAGTTTCATCAGAAAATACAGAACCAATTAAAATTGATGGATCTTCTACAGTTTATCCCATTACTCAGAAAATTGTTGAAAAATACAATCAAGGGAATGCTTCTGATCCCGTAGAAATTCAAGAATCGGTTTCCGGAACAACAGGAGGGTTTAACAAGTTCTGTGCGGGAGAAACGGATATTAATGCGGCTTCTCGTCCCATTTCTGAGCAAGAAATGCAAGATTGCGCTAGTAAAGAAGTGAGATATATAGAACTGCCCATTGCTTTTGATGCCATTACTGTTGTTGTCAATCAACAAAATGACTGGGCTGAAGATATATCGGTAGAAGATTTAAGAAAAATGTGGCAACCTGAAGCCGAAGGTAAAATTACTAACTGGAATCAAGTTAACCCAGATTGGCCGGATCGTCCCCTCAATCTGTTTGCCCCCGGTAAAGATTCCGGAACCTTTGACTATTTTACCGAAGCAATTACAGGGACAACCGATAGCAGTCGAACCGATTATGTGGCGAGTGAAGATGATGAAACGATCGTCACCGGAGTCAGTCAAGATCCCAATGCTTTAGGCTATTTTGGCTATGCCTATTACGAAAGAAACCAAGATAAACTAAAACCCTTGGGGATTGACAATGGACAAGGGGCGGTTTTACCCTCACCCGAAACGGTAGAAAATGCCCAATATCAGCCTTTAGCCCGTCCTTTGTTTATTTATGTCAACGCTAAAACGGCGCAAAATAAACCGGCTTTAGAAGAGTTTGTGAAATTTTATCTCAAAAATGCCCCTACAGCAGTGAGTGAAGTGGGTTATATCCCTCTTCCTGAAGAAGGCTATCATTTAGCGAATATCCACTTTAATCGCTTCAAAGTAGGAACAGTTTTTGAGGGACGGTCTGAATTTAACCTTACTCTTGAGGAATTATTGACAAAACAAGCCAAATTTTAA